The Desulfovibrio fairfieldensis sequence CCGGGCATGATCCCGAACTGGCGTTCCAGCGGGGCCGTGACCACCGCCGCGATGACGTCCGGCGACGCGCCGGGATAGAGGGTCTGCACCTGAATGGTGGGGTAGTCGATCTGCGGCAGGGCCGCCACCGGCAGGGAACGGTAGGCCAGCAGGCCCGAGAGCAGCAGGGCCACCATCAACAGGGAGGTGGCGATGGGACGGAGAATGAAGATGCGGGAGAGGTTCATGGTATAGACACCTTGCCACGTCCCCAAGGGGAACGGGGCTTGTCACTCGGACAATATTTTCTTTGCCCTTCGGGCACAGGGCACACAAAACGTCACCCGTATGACAACCCCCTAAAAACTGATCAGCGGCAGCCGGAGACTACTCCACGGCTTCCGCCTTCGGCGTCTCCACGGTCGCCGCCACCTTGACCGTGATGCCGTCGCGCAGGCGGTCCAGGCCGTCCACCACCACCACTTCCCCGGCCTTCAGGCCCTTGTCGATGACCGTGAGCCGGTCCGTGCTGATGCCCGGCGTCACCTCGCGCACATGGGCGATTTCGTCGCCCTTGTCGTCCTTGCTCACCACATAGACATACGAGCCGCGCGAGCCCAATTGCACCGCCGAAGCCGGAATGGTCACGGCGTCCTTGAGCATCCGGACCATCAGCCGGGCATTGACGAACTGGTTGGGATAGAGCGCGCCGTCCTGATTGGGAAAACGGGCCTTGAGCTTGACCGTGCCCGTGGCCGCGTCGATCTGGTTATCCAGGGACAGCAGGCTGCCCACGGCCAGCAGATGCTTCTGCTCCCTGTCCCAGGCCTGCACGGGCAGGGGCGGCAGAGAGGGATTTTCCTCACGCTCGCGCAGGGCCCGCGCCACCAGGGGCACCTGGCTCTCGGGCAGCGTGAACAGCACGTCGCAGGGGCTGACCTCGGTGATGCGCACCAGGCCGTCGCTGTCCGAACTCTTGATCTGATTGCCCTCGTCCACGTTGCGCAGGCCCAGCCGCCCGCCCACGGGCGCGGTGATCCGGCTGTAGTCCAGTTGCAGGCGGGCCGAGTCCACCGCGGCCTTGTCCGCCTCCACCGTGCCTTCATACTGGCGCACCAGGGCGCGCTGGGTCTCATACTGCTGGGCCGCGATAAAGTCGCCCTTGGCCAGCTTGGCATAGCGCGCCAGGTCGCGGCGGGCGTTGTCCAGCTGGGCCTGGTCCTTGGCAAGA is a genomic window containing:
- a CDS encoding MdtA/MuxA family multidrug efflux RND transporter periplasmic adaptor subunit; the encoded protein is MKAWAQRTTGRRRIYIWLALALAAALIVWRLFFAGGGARPGMSMDAPPVRVATALAQNVPHFLNGLGTVIPSSDVLVKSRVDGQLVRLHFQEGQRVKAGDLLAEIDPRPFQAALDEAQGNLAKDQAQLDNARRDLARYAKLAKGDFIAAQQYETQRALVRQYEGTVEADKAAVDSARLQLDYSRITAPVGGRLGLRNVDEGNQIKSSDSDGLVRITEVSPCDVLFTLPESQVPLVARALREREENPSLPPLPVQAWDREQKHLLAVGSLLSLDNQIDAATGTVKLKARFPNQDGALYPNQFVNARLMVRMLKDAVTIPASAVQLGSRGSYVYVVSKDDKGDEIAHVREVTPGISTDRLTVIDKGLKAGEVVVVDGLDRLRDGITVKVAATVETPKAEAVE